The Apis cerana isolate GH-2021 linkage group LG12, AcerK_1.0, whole genome shotgun sequence genome window below encodes:
- the LOC107998917 gene encoding rho GTPase-activating protein 32 isoform X6, with the protein MSSIARFPKLDECAHFHYEHVELSSLEVSLSEGSNDSDSYAVRVTSGDACWTLQRSYDNFVMFDKQLHRCIFDRKFSSLTKLPDTRPKNTCDILRDYLNRFSQLNHEGLNCGPVLNWLQLDNRGRRILVPESDSCPINTPAVAAAYAVRPYVAQAPDEISFQVGDMISVIDMPPPGESTWWRGKHGFAVGFFPAECVAVIGDKVPRHLTVSTTVRSKLPVKPVLRKHGKLIAFFRSFILNRPSRRRLKQSGILKERVFGCDLGEHLLNSGQDVPTVLTCCAEFIENHGLVDGIYRLSGVTSNIQRLRNAFDEDRVPALHSDESILQDIHSVASLLKMYFRELPNPLCTYQLYSTFVSAVQASTDAERLRRMRDTVRKLPPPHYRTLEYLMRHLVRVAARGAETGMTPRNVAIVWAPNLLRCKELEVGGVAALQGVGVQAVVTEFLVCYAELIFGDGPVGRPKSLAITTPARLLSLEEARNRSLRGEPDYVEVGAGPAGLPLHYHTVIELPRKRNGSKRSPSLNWRALFGRGGLGARGKTRQVGTPPQTETVPSSLNSLRRLRPVKSADSLDGEDSLGPLLGPPPARPCGHSRSVSHDSYFDHLADAPNTASPLDLSEIQLNFDLEEREMRMFSEEESGGVASVEASPRRQRTEGTQNIAATGGSKRKRSRLEERLQCDVELRFIDSQSPDQVMVSADIHSMDTPSPLPTPGYLPLLSEASTPLTPATLHGTPHSTSPVPANSPRISFRSFTLPLEIDDNEQSNANKLNRTSVSSDKSSDPSHRLSVNLEGQSNAKSCERIMTYDKHIDLYDDKESSKAQKTSKETNLVVSDVVDQEMMPCERLMSHPSEIDSSKVTTSICKDIENRSSSCPVEDNKSRSGDTRDTLDVRKHDVPMNKSIVSQNDDAMAGNSNAHRNELPGLPLSSATDLDSPMSCEQTIEDLPDSGFVICDNSDKIFTNTETSQMISNTNDSGEWVIVETTGSITTPTSESSSSKDPLEGTVNNAIATDAPQLRSISENVSRTSLDLTMGSTVDTDTSCIGVSDLTESPVLPQESAEMTFDVADNRELEEHDVQRTSRVFDDQTNFGVVDSGNNFSNIVHSPVQDQDNGNQKIRTVSMADIHLNQKSNEMEHENNACYTQLDNTKAFNRNENSVKEQILVEEETFGNSQRSSKSLDFQQQEIRRSLQLHKKPQFQASDRCSFPNQSKKSQNLDLSLTNADNNKQRCQNQKSEKCQSFEYVSPKESNQNSQQHKQFSSRAEESLKCNNVKNSQLQEHIEVVIPSENAAEPSEIAHPPEGASETTSLNSSCTFSNASSPVDDSIVLRDTAAILQELALQRLSGGIVGDLSVPSRRRYEAESNKDRRSFDSEIGREIVRERKMKQELDSARGKSEEPPVNNTQHLPPCLRARHARATRASLSRSLDEAKFNKMTEEASLPVKQVTEDAQHSSTPNVGTGSNATSSSSDKTHLKNLGLDLGDPQCRERIEKYKEERRTFLRDKYRSESFRGMLSKTEDDGEQALLARLKQRASRPSLH; encoded by the exons ATGAGCAGTATAGCAAGGTTTCCAAAATTGGACGAGTGTGCCCACTTTCATTACGAACATGTTGAACTCAGTTCTTTGGAG GTTTCGCTTAGCGAGGGTAGCAATGATTCAGACAGCTACGCGGTCAGAGTAACATCCGGGGACGCATGCTGGACGTTGCAACGATCGtacgataattttgttatgTTCGACAAGCAGTTGCATCGGTGCATATTCGACAGGAAGTTCTCTTCCTTAACCAAGCTTCCAGATACACGGCCAAAAAACACCTGTGATATACTGAGGGACTATTTGAACAGGTTCTCCCAGTTGAATCATGAAGGCCTAAATTGTGGCCCTGTGTTAAATTGGTTGCAGCTAGATAACAGGGGAAGAAGAATCCTCGTCCCAGAGTCAGATTCATGCCCCATTAACACTCCTGCAGTAGCCGCTGCTTATGCAGTTAGACCTTACGTAGCTCAGGCGCCGGATGAAATCTCGTTTCAG GTTGGAGACATGATTTCGGTAATAGATATGCCCCCTCCAGGGGAGAGTACGTGGTGGCGTGGGAAGCACGGATTTGCAGTCGGCTTTTTCCCGGCCGAGTGCGTGGCTGTGATCGGGGATAAAGTGCCACGGCATCTCACCGTGTCGACGACAGTTAGATCAAAGTTACCCGTGAAACCGGTGCTCAGAAAGCACGGGAAGCTAATCGCCTTTTTCAGATCGTTTATATTGAATAGACCGTCTAGAAGGCGGTTGAAGCAGTCGGGAATTCTGAAGGAACGTGTATTTGGTTGTGATTTAGGGGAACATCTTTTAAATTCTGGCCAAGatg TGCCCACCGTCTTAACGTGCTGCGCCGAATTCATCGAGAATCATGGCCTGGTTGATGGCATATACCGCCTGAGCGGCGTGACATCGAACATTCAGAGATTACGAAACGCGTTCGACGAGGATCGTGTCCCTGCATTGCATTCCGATGAAAGTATTCTACAGGACATTCATTCTGTGGCTTCGTTGTTGAAAATGTACTTCAGAGAGCTGCCGAATCCGCTCTGCACGTACCAGCTTTATTCCACTTTCGTTAGCGCGGTTCAAGCCAGTACCGATGCGGAGAGATTGAGGCGGATGAGGGATACCGTTAGAAAATTACCACCACCGCACTACAG AACGTTGGAATATCTTATGCGACATTTAGTGAGAGTCGCAGCTCGAGGAGCGGAGACCGGTATGACGCCGCGTAACGTCGCGATTGTTTGGGCTCCGAATCTCTTAAGATGCAAGGAGCTGGAGGTTGGAGGCGTAGCCGCGTTGCAAGGCGTCGGTGTGCAGGCTGTGGTCACGGAATTTTTGGTCTGTTACGCCGAATTAATTTTCGGGGACGGTCCGGTTGGAAGGCCGAAATCGTTGGCCATTACAACACCGGCGAGATTGCTTAGTTTGGAAGAGGCTCGAAATCGTAGCCTGAGAGGTGAGCCTGATTACGTGGAAGTGGGCGCCGGTCCAGCCGGGTTACCATTACATTACCATACGGTCATAGAATTACCGCGAAAGAGAAATGGCTCGAAACGTTCACCCTCGTTGAACTGGAGAGCTTTGTTCGGTCGAGGTGGTTTGGGTGCCAGAGGAAAAACAAGACAAGTTGGCACGCCACCTCAAACAGAAACGGTGCCAAGTTCCTTAAACTCCTTACGACGATTAAGACCAGTGAAAAGCGCAGACAGTTTGGATGGTGAGGACAGTTTAGGTCCTCTGCTGGGACCGCCACCAGCTAGACCTTGCGGACATAGTCGATCAGTTTCGCATGATTCCTATTTCGATCATTTAGCAGACGCACCGAATACCGCGTCGCCGTTGGATTTATCGGAAATACAGCTTAACTTCGACTTGGAGGAACGAGAAATGCGAATGTTCTCGGAGGAGGAGAGTGGGGGAGTTGCGTCGGTGGAAGCCTCTCCTCGACGACAGAGAACGGAAGGAACGCAGAATATAGCCGCTACCGGTGGATCCAAGAGAAAGAGGTCGCGATTGGAGGAAAGACTGCAGTGCGACGTTGAGTTGCGCTTCATTGATAGCCAAAGTCCTGATCAG GTGATGGTATCTGCAGATATTCACAGCATGGATACTCCATCTCCTTTGCCAACACCAGGCTACCTACCGTTATTATCCGAAGCTTCAACCCCACTCACACCCGCTACGCTACATGGAACACCCCATTCTACGTCACCTGTACCGGCTAACAGTCCTAGAATAAGTTTCCGAAGTTTCACTTTACCTTTAGAAATCGATGACAATGAACAAAGTAACGCGAACAAACTGAACAGAACTAGCGTGTCTTCCGATAAATCATCCGACCCTAGTCATAGGTTATCCGTAAACTTAGAAGGGCAGAGTAATGCTAAATCCTGCGAGAGAATAATGACATACGACAAGCACATAGATTTGTACGATGATAAAGAGTCTTCCAAGGCTCAAAAGACTTCGAAGGAGACGAACTTAGTTGTATCGGATGTAGTCGACCAAGAAATGATGCCTTGCGAGAGGCTAATGTCTCATCCTAGCGAGATAGATTCTAGTAAAGTAACGACGTCTATTTGtaaagatatagaaaatagaTCGAGCTCGTGTCCCGTTGAAGATAATAAATCTCGTAGCGGAGACACCAGAGATACGTTGGACGTGCGGAAACACGATGTACCGATGAACAAATCGATCGTTTCACAAAACGACGATGCCATGGCTGGAAATTCAAACGCACATAGGAACGAATTACCAGGACTGCCATTATCCAGCGCAACAGATCTCGATTCTCCGATGTCGTGCGAACAAACGATCGAGGATTTGCCTGATTCCGGTTTCGTGATTTGTGATAACTCCGACAAGATATTTACAAACACAGAAACGTCACAGATGATATCCAACACTAACGATTCTGGCGAGTGGGTGATAGTAGAGACAACCGGTTCGATTACGACACCGACGAGCGAATCAAGTAGCTCTAAGGATCCTTTAGAAGGAACTGTGAATAATGCGATTGCAACGGATGCGCCGCAGCTAAGATCGATATCGGAAAATGTTTCCAGAACTTCTTTGGATCTCACTATGGGCTCAACTGTAGATACTGATACGTCTTGCATTGGTGTCAGTGACTTGACTGAAAGTCCCGTTCTTCCTCAGGAATCGGCTGAAATGACATTCGACGTTGCTGATAATAGAGAATTGGAGGAACACGATGTACAAAGAACTTCTAGAGTTTTCGATGATCAAACAAACTTTGGAGTGGTTGATTCtgggaataatttttcaaatattgtacATTCGCCTGTACAAGATCAAGACAATGGAAATCAGAAGATACGTACCGTTAGTATGGcagatattcatttaaatcaaaaatctaaTGAAATGGAGCATGAAAACAACGCTTGTTACACGCAATTGGATAACACTAAAGCGTTCAATAGAAATGAGAATTCAGTGAAGGAACAAATTCTCGTAGAGGAAGAAACTTTTGGAAATTCTCAACGATCCTCAAAAAGTCTCGATTTTCAACAACAAGAAATTCGACGTTCCTTGCAGTTACATAAGAAACCACAATTTCAGGCGAGTGATCGTTGTTCGTTCCCCAATCAATCAAAGAAGAGTCAAAATCTTGATCTATCTTTAACTAATGCCGACAACAACAAGCAACGTtgtcaaaatcaaaaatcggAAAAGTGCCAAAGTTTTGAATATGTTTCGCCAAAGGAATCGAATCAGAACAGTCAACAGCACAAACAATTTTCCTCGCGTGCTGAAGAATCGTTGAAATGCAACAACGTGAAAAACAGCCAATTACAAGAGCACATTGAAGTAGTAATACCATCGGAGAATGCGGCAGAGCCTAGTGAGATAGCTCATCCTCCGGAAGGTGCATCCGAGACAACATCCTTAAACTCATCGTGTACTTTTTCAAATGCATCTTCTCCGGTGGATGATTCTATCGTTCTTCGAGACACAGCTGCTATACTTCAAGAATTAGCATTGCAAAGGTTATCTGGAGGTATTGTGGGAGATTTATCCGTCCCATCGAGGAGAAGATACGAAGCGGAAAGTAACAAGGATCGAAGAAGCTTTGATTCTGAAATCGGTAGGGAAATTGTACGTGAGCGAAAAATGAAGCAAGAATTGGATTCTGCTCGGGGAAAGTCGGAAGAACCACCGGTAAATAATACTCAACACTTGCCACCATGTTTGAGAGCTCGTCACGCGAGGGCGACACGAGCATCGCTCAGTCGATCTTTAGACGAAGCAAAATTCAATAAGATGACGGAGGAAGCATCTCTACCCGTAAAACAGGTTACAGAGGACGCGCAGCACAGTTCTACGCCTAATGTTGGAACAGGTTCGAACGCTACATCGAGCAGTTCCGATAAAACGCATTTAAAGAATCTTGGATTAGATCTTGGCGATCCTCAGTGTAGAGAAAGGATAGAAAAGtacaaagaagaaaggaggacATTCTTAAGGGATAAATACAGATCGGAAAGCTTTCGAGGAATGTTATCGAAGACGGAAGATGATGGGGAACAAGCACTTTTGGCTAGGTTAAAGCA